A stretch of the Planktothricoides raciborskii GIHE-MW2 genome encodes the following:
- a CDS encoding Rpn family recombination-promoting nuclease/putative transposase — MRTDTIFYQLFQTFPSLVFELIGADPKSANSYEFSSREIKELARRFDGIFLPAADADLPIYFVEVQFQEKSDFYWRFFTEIFVYLGQYQPTQDWCAIAVFVSKRIAPEVPVQYRGLLMSQQLKLVYLDELTLSDSPSLGLSIVQLVVGDKETAKPLTAQAMQQANQLSDPGLKAKVVELVETVLIYKFTELTKEEIQAMFSLSDLKQTRVYQQGKEEGKEEGKLESVPSLLAVGLSVEQVAQALNLDIKLVQQVADKSAENTGS; from the coding sequence ATGAGAACTGATACGATATTTTATCAATTATTTCAGACATTTCCTAGTCTGGTATTTGAACTGATTGGGGCTGACCCAAAATCCGCCAACAGCTATGAATTCTCCTCTAGGGAAATTAAAGAACTGGCTCGCCGGTTTGATGGCATATTTTTGCCAGCGGCAGATGCGGATTTACCCATTTATTTCGTGGAAGTGCAGTTTCAGGAAAAATCCGACTTTTACTGGCGCTTTTTTACGGAAATATTTGTGTATCTGGGTCAATATCAACCCACTCAAGATTGGTGTGCGATCGCGGTATTTGTCTCTAAGAGAATAGCCCCAGAAGTGCCGGTTCAATATCGGGGTTTGCTGATGAGTCAGCAATTGAAACTTGTCTATTTGGATGAACTTACCCTGTCAGATTCTCCCTCCCTGGGACTGAGTATTGTGCAGTTGGTGGTGGGAGATAAAGAGACAGCCAAACCCCTGACCGCCCAAGCTATGCAGCAAGCGAACCAACTGAGTGATCCAGGGTTGAAGGCAAAAGTTGTAGAATTAGTAGAAACGGTGTTGATTTATAAATTTACTGAATTAACCAAGGAGGAAATCCAAGCAATGTTTAGCTTAAGTGATTTAAAACAAACAAGAGTTTACCAACAAGGGAAAGAAGAAGGTAAAGAAGAGGGTAAACTGGAATCTGTGCCTAGTTTATTGGCAGTGGGTTTAAGTGTAGAACAAGTTGCCCAGGCGTTAAATTTGGATATAAAATTGGTGCAGCAGGTTGCTGATAAATCAGCGGAAAATACTGGATCTTAA
- a CDS encoding Rpn family recombination-promoting nuclease/putative transposase, with the protein MRTDTIFYQLFQTFPSLVFELIGADPKSASNYEFSSREIKELARRFDGIFLPAADADLPIYFVEVQFQEKSDFYWRFFTEIFVYLGQYQPTQDWCAIAVFVSKRIAPEVPVQYRGLLMSQQLKLVYLDELTLSDSPSLGLSIVQLVVGDKETAKPLTAQAMQQANQLSDPGLKAKVVELVETVLIYKFTELTKEEIQAMFSLSDLKQTRVYQQGKEEGKQEGKQEGKLEGKLEGKLEGKLESVPSLLAVGLSVEQVAQALNLDIQLVQQVASKSAENPKS; encoded by the coding sequence ATGAGAACTGATACGATATTTTATCAATTATTTCAGACATTTCCTAGTCTGGTATTTGAACTGATTGGGGCTGACCCAAAATCCGCCAGTAACTATGAATTCTCCTCTAGGGAAATTAAAGAACTGGCTCGCCGGTTTGATGGCATATTTTTGCCAGCGGCAGATGCGGATTTACCCATTTATTTCGTGGAAGTGCAGTTTCAGGAAAAATCTGACTTTTACTGGCGCTTTTTTACGGAAATATTTGTGTATCTGGGTCAATATCAACCCACTCAAGATTGGTGTGCGATCGCGGTATTTGTCTCTAAGAGAATAGCCCCAGAAGTGCCGGTTCAATATCGGGGTTTGCTGATGAGTCAGCAATTGAAACTTGTCTATTTGGATGAACTTACCCTGTCAGATTCTCCCTCCCTGGGACTGAGTATTGTGCAGTTGGTGGTGGGAGATAAAGAGACAGCCAAACCCCTGACCGCCCAAGCTATGCAGCAAGCGAACCAACTGAGTGATCCAGGGTTGAAGGCAAAAGTTGTAGAATTAGTAGAAACGGTGTTGATTTATAAATTTACTGAATTAACCAAGGAGGAAATCCAAGCAATGTTTAGCTTAAGTGATTTAAAACAAACAAGAGTTTACCAACAAGGGAAAGAAGAAGGTAAACAAGAAGGTAAACAAGAAGGTAAACTGGAAGGTAAACTGGAAGGTAAACTGGAAGGTAAACTGGAATCGGTGCCTAGTTTATTGGCAGTGGGTTTAAGTGTAGAACAAGTTGCCCAGGCGTTAAATTTGGATATACAATTGGTGCAGCAGGTTGCCTCTAAATCAGCGGAAAATCCTAAATCTTAA